GCACAGCTTGCGACCGCACATCCCGTAGCCGCCGAAGCGACGGGCCTCGTCCCGCACCCCTATCTGCCGGAGCTCGATGCGCGTCTTGAAATGGGAGGCCAGGTCCCGCACCAGAGCCCGAAAATCCACCCGCTGCTCGGCCGTGAAGTAGAAGGTGATCTTGGTGCGGTCGAACTGATACTCCGCATCCACCAATTTCATCGGAAGGCCGTGGGCACGCACCTTCTCGAGGCAGATGCGCAGCGCCTCCGCCTCCAGTTGGCGGTTCTCGAAATAGCGGCGCATGTCTTCCGCACTGGGCTTGCGGAGGATCCGTCGCAGCCCTTCTTTGTGACCCTTGCGCGCGAGGAGGGGGCCCGTCTGGTTGACCTGGCCCAGATCCTCCCCCTTTTCCGCTTCAACAATGGCGTAGTCCCCTACCTGAAATGGAAACTGTAACGGATTCAGAAAGAGCTCCTTGCGTTCCCCTTTGAAAACGATTTCGACCAGATCGGACATCCAGGTTCACCTCCGAATCGATTGACGGAAGCGGCCCATCAGGACCAGGAGGACAAGGCGCAGAGCCACGTTCCTCCGCACCTGGTAGGCTGCCGCGTCCAGTGCGTTGAAGAGCGCCTCGTAGTCAATCAACGAAAGGTTCTTGTTGAAGCGCTCGATTACCTCGAGGTCGTCGCGGTTGGCCACCAGATCCATCGCCTTTTCTCCGAGCTCCCCGCTCAGGAACGCGTCCCGGAGCCAGAGCTGAAGCACATTGAGAAGGGCCAACAGTCGATGGCGGGTTTCTCGATCGCTGCGGGGCGCCATCTCCAGGGCGAATTTCACCTGCTCAGGGAGGCCGCGGAGGGAAGTGCGCAGCAGCTCCACGCCGCGCTCCCGCAACAGCCAGGCGTCCTCCTCGATCCAGGCCAGAGCATCCGCATAGCTACCCGCAGCCAACGTGGCAAGCAGGCGGGCACGTTCCAT
This genomic stretch from candidate division KSB1 bacterium harbors:
- the ricT gene encoding regulatory iron-sulfur-containing complex subunit RicT; protein product: MSDLVEIVFKGERKELFLNPLQFPFQVGDYAIVEAEKGEDLGQVNQTGPLLARKGHKEGLRRILRKPSAEDMRRYFENRQLEAEALRICLEKVRAHGLPMKLVDAEYQFDRTKITFYFTAEQRVDFRALVRDLASHFKTRIELRQIGVRDEARRFGGYGMCGRKLCCTTWLKEFEPITTQTAKDQMLPLNPQKLSGLCGRLLCCLMYERQFYREVLAHFPKLKTRIRTPRGVGVIEKIDVFRRQAHVRHEDGEEEILREEDLRNCEIVSGK